A region from the Bacteroidota bacterium genome encodes:
- a CDS encoding NAD(P)/FAD-dependent oxidoreductase, whose amino-acid sequence MEVKITVIGAGVIGLAVAAELSKLHENIFVLERHTKFGQETSSRNSEVIHSGIYYPTDSLKAKLCVKGNRLLYDFCIENDINHLKCGKLVVATNKEEEVVLEKILNQSILNGVFDGQLISQDEAYKLEPEIYCTKAINFPSSGIIDTHGLMKKLEAKAQQNGVSFAYNSEVIKIEKIEDGYTITVKEEKDLFSFTSEYVINAAGLYADQIAILSNTYQPAYKIHYWKGEYFSVGNGKNRNINHLIYPVPQKNNVGLGVHATLDLNRGMKLGPDATFLSNNDPEYSVDKKKKKAFYDAARKYLPFLELEDLHPDQAGIRPKLQLPSDPIRDFIITNEKEKGHPNFINLMGIESPGLTACLAIALKVGDILHNSILDQH is encoded by the coding sequence TTGGAAGTAAAAATTACGGTTATTGGAGCTGGAGTCATTGGTCTTGCTGTAGCTGCTGAATTATCTAAGCTACATGAAAACATTTTCGTGCTGGAAAGACATACAAAGTTTGGTCAGGAAACTTCAAGCAGAAATAGTGAGGTGATTCATTCCGGCATCTATTATCCGACAGACTCATTGAAAGCAAAACTTTGTGTTAAGGGAAACAGATTACTTTATGATTTTTGCATAGAAAATGATATTAATCATTTGAAATGCGGTAAGCTAGTTGTGGCAACCAATAAAGAGGAAGAAGTAGTACTAGAAAAAATATTAAATCAATCTATACTTAATGGCGTTTTTGATGGTCAATTAATCTCTCAAGATGAAGCTTATAAATTAGAACCAGAAATATATTGCACAAAAGCAATCAATTTTCCATCCAGCGGTATTATTGATACGCATGGATTAATGAAAAAACTTGAAGCAAAGGCTCAACAAAATGGTGTATCTTTTGCCTATAATTCGGAGGTAATAAAAATTGAGAAGATTGAAGACGGATATACAATAACTGTAAAAGAAGAAAAAGATTTGTTCTCGTTTACTTCTGAGTATGTAATAAATGCAGCTGGATTATACGCTGACCAAATAGCCATCTTGTCAAACACCTATCAACCAGCATACAAGATTCATTATTGGAAAGGCGAATATTTTTCTGTTGGTAATGGGAAAAACAGGAATATTAATCATTTAATCTATCCAGTTCCGCAAAAGAATAATGTTGGTTTAGGGGTTCATGCAACACTGGATTTGAATCGTGGAATGAAACTTGGACCTGATGCAACTTTTCTGTCAAACAATGACCCAGAATACAGCGTTGACAAAAAGAAAAAAAAGGCTTTTTATGATGCAGCTAGAAAGTATTTGCCTTTCTTAGAGTTAGAGGATCTGCATCCTGATCAGGCGGGTATAAGACCTAAATTGCAGCTGCCAAGTGACCCAATAAGAGATTTTATTATAACGAATGAAAAAGAAAAAGGACACCCAAATTTCATTAATCTAATGGGGATTGAAAGCCCGGGATTGACTGCTTGCTTGGCAATTGCATTGAAAGTAGGTGATATACTGCATAATAGTATATTGGACCAACATTGA
- a CDS encoding polysaccharide biosynthesis protein: MFNNKTLLITGGTGSFGNAVLDHFLKTDIGEIRIFSRDEKKQEDMRLHYRNDKLNFIIGDVRDFDSINNPMRGVDFVFQAAALKQVPSCEFYPLQAVKTNILGSENVLEAAARNGVKKVVVLSTDKAVYPINTMGMTKALMEKLAISKARDPRMHSNNGVICATRYGNVMASRGSIIPLFISQIKEGKPLTITNPDMTRFMMSLPESVKLVLFAFNNANPGDIFVQKSPAATILTLAQAIKEIFNASNEIQIIGPRHGEKMYETLCGKEEMSKAEDLGEFYRVPADMRDLNYTKYVQTDGPNLVDEEYNSDNTRRLNVEELKALLLTLDYVQNELKG; this comes from the coding sequence ATGTTTAATAACAAAACTCTTCTAATTACAGGTGGCACTGGTTCTTTTGGAAATGCAGTACTGGATCATTTCCTTAAAACAGATATTGGTGAAATAAGAATTTTTTCACGCGATGAGAAGAAACAGGAGGACATGCGCCTTCATTACAGAAATGACAAACTTAATTTTATCATCGGAGATGTACGTGATTTTGATAGCATAAATAATCCGATGAGAGGTGTGGACTTCGTTTTTCAAGCGGCTGCATTAAAACAGGTTCCATCTTGTGAATTTTATCCGCTACAAGCTGTAAAGACAAACATTTTAGGTTCAGAAAATGTATTGGAAGCTGCTGCAAGAAATGGAGTTAAGAAAGTTGTTGTACTCAGCACAGATAAGGCTGTTTACCCCATTAATACTATGGGAATGACTAAAGCCCTTATGGAAAAATTAGCTATTTCTAAAGCACGAGATCCACGAATGCACTCGAATAATGGTGTAATCTGCGCAACAAGATATGGTAATGTAATGGCTTCCCGAGGTTCAATCATACCTCTTTTTATAAGTCAAATTAAGGAAGGTAAGCCCTTGACGATAACTAATCCTGATATGACCAGATTTATGATGTCTTTACCCGAATCGGTAAAATTGGTATTATTTGCATTCAACAACGCCAACCCTGGTGACATATTTGTACAAAAGTCACCTGCTGCAACTATTCTTACTTTAGCTCAAGCTATTAAAGAGATTTTTAATGCAAGCAACGAGATACAGATTATAGGACCAAGACATGGAGAAAAAATGTACGAAACTTTATGTGGTAAGGAAGAAATGTCTAAAGCAGAAGATTTAGGTGAATTTTATCGAGTCCCGGCTGATATGAGGGATTTAAACTATACCAAATATGTTCAGACTGATGGACCAAATCTTGTGGATGAAGAGTATAACTCGGATAATACAAGAAGATTAAATGTCGAAGAGCTTAAAGCGCTACTGCTTACTTTGGATTATGTTCAAAATGAATTAAAAGGTTAA
- a CDS encoding DegT/DnrJ/EryC1/StrS family aminotransferase has protein sequence MIPLVKTNIPRKELLLPELEKVLYSGYVAQGEQVEHFERAFEKHIGAGHSLSLNSGTAALHIALILAGVQKDDEVISTALTAEPTNVAIKMVGAKIRYADVDFQTGNISPSSIELNINEKTKAIMVVDYAGIPVNVPAIQAISKKYNIPVIHDSAHALGAKFNGFKTGNHFPYTVFSFQAIKQLTTIDGGMLQIHNQDEYEKAKLIRWFGIDKTNTRLENNIQFQGYKYHMNNVNATIGLVQLNEIPKILDAHIENGQYFDKHLKNTSGVELIAYYPGSEPAYWLYTLKVENREGFIKKMEEIGVMASELHKRNDWHSYLNDFNAQLPNLDKFYQKMVHLPCGWWLNPEARELIVETIKKGW, from the coding sequence ATGATACCATTAGTTAAGACAAATATTCCAAGAAAGGAATTACTTTTACCCGAACTTGAAAAAGTATTGTATAGCGGTTATGTAGCACAGGGTGAACAGGTTGAACACTTTGAAAGGGCTTTTGAAAAACATATTGGCGCTGGCCATTCCCTTAGTCTGAACTCAGGAACAGCAGCCTTACATATAGCACTTATCTTGGCAGGGGTTCAAAAGGATGATGAGGTAATATCAACAGCACTTACTGCTGAGCCAACCAACGTGGCTATTAAAATGGTTGGAGCAAAAATTCGTTATGCCGATGTAGATTTTCAAACCGGTAACATTTCCCCTTCTTCAATTGAGTTGAACATTAACGAAAAAACCAAAGCCATAATGGTGGTTGATTATGCCGGAATACCAGTAAATGTTCCTGCCATACAGGCGATATCAAAAAAATATAATATTCCTGTTATTCATGATTCCGCACATGCTTTGGGGGCAAAGTTTAATGGTTTTAAAACAGGTAATCATTTCCCATACACCGTTTTTTCATTTCAGGCCATTAAGCAACTTACCACGATTGACGGCGGAATGTTACAAATTCATAATCAGGATGAGTACGAAAAAGCAAAGTTAATCCGATGGTTTGGCATTGATAAAACAAATACCCGGCTCGAAAACAATATCCAGTTTCAGGGATATAAATACCACATGAACAATGTGAATGCAACAATTGGTTTAGTTCAATTAAATGAGATTCCTAAGATTTTAGACGCTCATATCGAAAACGGCCAGTATTTCGATAAGCATTTAAAAAATACATCTGGAGTTGAATTGATAGCGTATTATCCTGGTAGTGAACCTGCTTATTGGCTTTATACGCTAAAAGTTGAAAATCGTGAAGGTTTTATCAAAAAAATGGAAGAAATTGGCGTTATGGCTTCTGAATTGCACAAAAGAAACGACTGGCATAGCTACCTAAATGATTTCAACGCTCAATTGCCTAATCTGGATAAATTTTATCAAAAAATGGTACACCTACCCTGTGGTTGGTGGCTTAATCCCGAAGCACGGGAATTAATTGTTGAAACGATAAAAAAAGGCTGGTAA
- a CDS encoding aminotransferase class V-fold PLP-dependent enzyme, with protein MIPLYKPYMPESLPELNNILQSGALSYGKWGRKFEEKLGEFIGSTNIAVVNSFNSAMLVALATLGVKAGDEVIASPMSCLASNQPFATIGAKVVWADIDPEVGTLCPSSVKQKITPKTKAIFHNHFCGYPGYIDEINEIGKQYGVYVVDDAIEAYGSKYKGKIIGNTGTDATVFSFQTVRLPNTIDGGAVSFKDDMLFEKAKRIRDYGIRRELFRDENGEISKNCDITEPGYGATLSEINSYIGCVQMELISKLVDKQRENAKTWLEMIKIQNHSILDLQKSFQNPNFWVFGILASNKMEVLKYYREKGFYASGVHLNNNVYSVFGDQIKLPGVTKFYNCFLALPSGWWVKSEQIS; from the coding sequence GTGATTCCTTTGTATAAACCATACATGCCCGAAAGCTTGCCTGAATTGAATAATATCCTTCAATCAGGAGCACTCTCATATGGCAAATGGGGGCGAAAATTTGAAGAAAAACTGGGAGAATTCATTGGTAGCACCAATATTGCTGTTGTTAATTCATTTAATTCAGCCATGCTCGTTGCATTAGCAACGCTTGGTGTAAAAGCCGGTGACGAAGTGATTGCCTCACCAATGAGTTGCCTGGCATCCAATCAACCCTTCGCTACTATTGGTGCAAAAGTGGTTTGGGCTGACATTGATCCTGAAGTCGGCACACTTTGTCCTTCAAGTGTAAAACAAAAAATCACACCCAAAACGAAAGCTATTTTCCATAACCATTTCTGCGGATATCCCGGATATATTGATGAAATCAATGAAATTGGAAAGCAATATGGCGTTTATGTAGTTGATGACGCCATTGAAGCCTATGGGTCAAAATATAAAGGCAAGATAATTGGAAATACCGGAACTGACGCAACAGTTTTTTCTTTCCAAACCGTGCGTTTGCCTAACACCATCGATGGTGGAGCTGTAAGTTTTAAAGATGATATGCTTTTTGAAAAAGCAAAACGTATTAGAGATTATGGAATCCGGCGCGAACTTTTTCGCGATGAAAATGGAGAAATATCAAAAAACTGTGATATTACTGAGCCTGGATATGGAGCGACCCTTAGTGAAATAAACAGCTACATTGGTTGTGTTCAGATGGAGTTAATCAGTAAATTAGTGGATAAACAAAGGGAAAATGCAAAAACCTGGCTTGAAATGATAAAGATTCAAAATCATTCGATATTGGATTTGCAAAAATCATTTCAAAATCCAAACTTTTGGGTTTTTGGAATTTTAGCATCTAATAAAATGGAGGTGCTCAAGTATTATCGCGAAAAAGGGTTCTACGCATCAGGTGTGCATTTAAACAACAATGTCTATAGCGTTTTTGGAGATCAAATAAAATTGCCAGGAGTAACCAAATTCTACAATTGTTTTCTGGCACTACCGAGTGGGTGGTGGGTAAAATCTGAACAAATTTCTTAA
- a CDS encoding glycosyltransferase family 2 protein, protein MNKTKVSIIVPVFNMEAYIQRCIDSIVGQTYQHLEIILINDRSVDSISIIVEILSTTG, encoded by the coding sequence ATGAATAAAACTAAGGTTTCTATTATTGTTCCTGTGTTTAACATGGAGGCTTATATACAAAGATGTATTGACTCCATTGTTGGGCAAACATATCAGCATCTCGAAATCATTCTTATAAACGATCGCTCAGTAGACAGTATTTCAATTATAGTTGAAATATTAAGTACAACAGGATAA